A single region of the Salvia miltiorrhiza cultivar Shanhuang (shh) chromosome 8, IMPLAD_Smil_shh, whole genome shotgun sequence genome encodes:
- the LOC131001588 gene encoding E3 ubiquitin-protein ligase HAKAI homolog isoform X2, whose translation MLQIRLSKPASETGATAKPVPVETVTVACPDHLVLADLPVAKGLGTASATAVIKSVGRRSRRQLGERVHFCVRCDFPVAIYGRLSPCEHAFCLDCARSHSLCYLCDERIQKIQTIKMMEGIFICAAPHCLKSFLKKSEFELHINEVHADLLHPNKEKEGNESEAMSARKPSASDTTVQAPLRPVFSPHSSSQVHDREDKAQLPQSREQPPTRPAVQTRPTPPFPGQTPDHPPEHPDSIPSHPFDRATSQNHFPQQTFEVHGQGGGRQDSADGMQQYFGAPYGMARPDSTPEGGPGQGSLLGFPPGPAGPMNFPQNYPQWNAVPGSVPLEPPMVSQGSSDGFMNVDPQGRGFFQNDYGQNAGNKSLEQQRQSGNFVDPRDGKGILAAQPLHLPPPPPIPPPHLQRGRSYSGDGNHDGPPGFSWPAERRDGFGGVQD comes from the exons ATGCTGCAGATTCGGCTTAGCAAGCCAGCTAGTGAAACTGGTGCAACTGCAAAACCTGTGCCTGTGGAGACCGTCACAGTTGCTTGCCCCGATCATCTTGTGTTAGCTGATCTTCCTGTGGCGAAGGGTCTGGGTACAGCATCTGCAACTGCTGTTATCAAGTCTGTTGGACGACGCTCCCGTCGCCAGCTTGGCGAGCGTGTTCATTTCTGTGTTCGATGCGACTTTCCCGTCGCTATTTATGGGCGTCTG AGCCCATGTGAGCATGCCTTCTGTTTGGACTGTGCCAGGAGCCATTCTCTTTGTTATCT CTGTGATGAACGCATTCAGAAGATCCAGACGATTAAAATGATGGAAGGAATCTTTATATGTGCAGCCCCTCATTGTCTCAAGTCCTTCTTAAAGAAGAGTGAATTTGAGTTGCATATTAATGAGGTCCATGCTGACCTTCTTCACCCAAATAAGGAAAAAGAAGGGAATGAATCAGAAGCGATGAGTGCTAGGAAACCTTCAGCCTCTGATACCACAGTTCAAGCACCCCTGCGGCCGGTTTTTTCTCCACATTCAAGTTCTCAAGTTCATGATCGTGAAGACAAAGCCCAGTTGCCTCAATCCAGGGAACAACCACCGACGAGACCTGCTGTACAGACTAGGCCAACGCCACCTTTTCCCGGACAAACTCCAGATCATCCACCAGAGCACCCTGATAGTATTCCATCACATCCCTTTGATAGAGCTACTTCTCAGAACCACTTTCCTCAGCAAACTTTTGAAGTCCATGGGCAGGGTGGTGGTCGACAAGATTCAG CTGATGGAATGCAACAGTACTTTGGTGCACCATATGGAATGGCAAGACCAGATTCTACACCAGAAGGTGGACCGGGACAGGGCTCATTGCTAGGTTTCCCCCCGGGTCCTGCCGGACCCATGAATTTTCCACAAAATTATCCACAGTGGAATGCAGTGCCCGGTTCTGTGCCTTTGGAACCTCCTATGGTATCTCAAGGGTCTTCGGATGGCTTCATGAATGTCGATCCTCAAGGAAGGGGATTCTTTCAGAACGATTATGGACAGAATGCTGGGAATAAGAGTTTGGAACAACAGAGGCAGAGTGGGAATTTTGTGGACCCAAGGGATGGTAAAGGAATATTGGCGGCCCAACCGCTCCATCTTCCTCCACCACCTCCGATACCTCCTCCTCACCTGCAACGGGGCAGGTCGTACTCTGGTGATGGGAATCATGATGGACCACCGGGGTTCAGCTGGCCGGCTGAGAGGCGAGATGGCTTCGGAGGTGTCCAGGACTAG
- the LOC131001588 gene encoding E3 ubiquitin-protein ligase HAKAI homolog isoform X1 gives MLQIRLSKPASETGATAKPVPVETVTVACPDHLVLADLPVAKGLGTASATAVIKSVGRRSRRQLGERVHFCVRCDFPVAIYGRLSPCEHAFCLDCARSHSLCYLCDERIQKIQTIKMMEGIFICAAPHCLKSFLKKSEFELHINEVHADLLHPNKEKEGNESEAMSARKPSASDTTVQAPLRPVFSPHSSSQVHDREDKAQLPQSREQPPTRPAVQTRPTPPFPGQTPDHPPEHPDSIPSHPFDRATSQNHFPQQTFEVHGQGGGRQDSVNPNSVPAPPQYGYPPYAADGMQQYFGAPYGMARPDSTPEGGPGQGSLLGFPPGPAGPMNFPQNYPQWNAVPGSVPLEPPMVSQGSSDGFMNVDPQGRGFFQNDYGQNAGNKSLEQQRQSGNFVDPRDGKGILAAQPLHLPPPPPIPPPHLQRGRSYSGDGNHDGPPGFSWPAERRDGFGGVQD, from the exons ATGCTGCAGATTCGGCTTAGCAAGCCAGCTAGTGAAACTGGTGCAACTGCAAAACCTGTGCCTGTGGAGACCGTCACAGTTGCTTGCCCCGATCATCTTGTGTTAGCTGATCTTCCTGTGGCGAAGGGTCTGGGTACAGCATCTGCAACTGCTGTTATCAAGTCTGTTGGACGACGCTCCCGTCGCCAGCTTGGCGAGCGTGTTCATTTCTGTGTTCGATGCGACTTTCCCGTCGCTATTTATGGGCGTCTG AGCCCATGTGAGCATGCCTTCTGTTTGGACTGTGCCAGGAGCCATTCTCTTTGTTATCT CTGTGATGAACGCATTCAGAAGATCCAGACGATTAAAATGATGGAAGGAATCTTTATATGTGCAGCCCCTCATTGTCTCAAGTCCTTCTTAAAGAAGAGTGAATTTGAGTTGCATATTAATGAGGTCCATGCTGACCTTCTTCACCCAAATAAGGAAAAAGAAGGGAATGAATCAGAAGCGATGAGTGCTAGGAAACCTTCAGCCTCTGATACCACAGTTCAAGCACCCCTGCGGCCGGTTTTTTCTCCACATTCAAGTTCTCAAGTTCATGATCGTGAAGACAAAGCCCAGTTGCCTCAATCCAGGGAACAACCACCGACGAGACCTGCTGTACAGACTAGGCCAACGCCACCTTTTCCCGGACAAACTCCAGATCATCCACCAGAGCACCCTGATAGTATTCCATCACATCCCTTTGATAGAGCTACTTCTCAGAACCACTTTCCTCAGCAAACTTTTGAAGTCCATGGGCAGGGTGGTGGTCGACAAGATTCAG TTAACCCGAATTCAGTTCCAGCTCCACCTCAATATGGTTATCCTCCTTATGCAGCTGATGGAATGCAACAGTACTTTGGTGCACCATATGGAATGGCAAGACCAGATTCTACACCAGAAGGTGGACCGGGACAGGGCTCATTGCTAGGTTTCCCCCCGGGTCCTGCCGGACCCATGAATTTTCCACAAAATTATCCACAGTGGAATGCAGTGCCCGGTTCTGTGCCTTTGGAACCTCCTATGGTATCTCAAGGGTCTTCGGATGGCTTCATGAATGTCGATCCTCAAGGAAGGGGATTCTTTCAGAACGATTATGGACAGAATGCTGGGAATAAGAGTTTGGAACAACAGAGGCAGAGTGGGAATTTTGTGGACCCAAGGGATGGTAAAGGAATATTGGCGGCCCAACCGCTCCATCTTCCTCCACCACCTCCGATACCTCCTCCTCACCTGCAACGGGGCAGGTCGTACTCTGGTGATGGGAATCATGATGGACCACCGGGGTTCAGCTGGCCGGCTGAGAGGCGAGATGGCTTCGGAGGTGTCCAGGACTAG